A segment of the Triticum urartu cultivar G1812 chromosome 1, Tu2.1, whole genome shotgun sequence genome:
TATTAGTTCTTTGTGTATGTTATGCTTGCTGTAGCATACTCACTATCGGTTTCATTATGAATTTCTTGTAGGATTTTGATAAGTTAAAGCATGGAGTCTTTGCTCTTTGACCTTTGTGCTTTCTTTTTTCTAGGATGTATGTTAGGGTTAGTATGGTAGTTTTTTTTCTTCCCTAGGGCTTCTTTAGTTTTTGACCTGGCCCCTATTTCCTGTCTACTTTTACAAAGTATAATAATCTGACCTACACCTTTATATTAAGCTATGTTCCTATGTATGTCTAGATCTGTAAAAAAAAACTATGTATGTATGCCTAGAAATATTGTAATTTGACATACAAACCCAAAACATGCGAGGAACATCAATATTAGTAGAAGACATGAAACAAAAGCTTTTGTAGCGGAATGAAACTCTAATAGCTAGGCATGGCAGTTACGAACTTACGAAGTTACATAGATGTTGATTTAGGATGAATCTATGACACAAAGTATACAAGCTTCAAAGGAACTTGGTGCTATTCATTAAGTAATATCTCGTGTAGGTTTACCATAATACATTTTGTGTAAGATATGTTAAATCATTGAGTTTCTGCTTCGAGAGTTAATTTTGTTAACATGTGTAATGAAGACTGGCTGCTTTGGTCTATATGACTATGGCTGCAAAGTTTTGTATCTGCGAATAAAACATTCAAACTATGCTATAATGAGCTCCAGCTTTGGTGCTTTCCCTTCTATATCAATAAGATGTACTGTAACTTGTCCACCTACCTATGTCGCTTGGCTAATGTCCAGTATTATAGTTTTGTTTGTTATGTCAATTATCCAATACAGAAAAAAAACTTAGACAAATTTAGCTTAGTGTTTTCTATTCACATAAGTTTGCCATTTTACTTAATTTTCGAAATAGTTATGTTTTTAATTTTGCATAACTTATTGCCATGTCAATCAAGTTTGCACTGCAGCTTGGCTGCCATTAGGAGTTTTCCTCTACATCAGTATATTTGGgtaggctagatttttatttgtaCTCTGATTGAATATTTGTCGTTGTtgtatactccctccattcctaaatataagtccttttagagatttcaatatggactacatacggatgtatatagacatattttagagtatagattcactcattttgctccgaaTGTAGTCTCTATTGTAATatttaaaaagacttatatttaggaacagagggaatAGAAATTATTCTGCTTTAGCTGCCAAAGAGCACCTATATGGCTATGTCTTTAAGCATAATGTTGCACACATGACATGTGCAAGACAGGGGAGTTGTCTGACTGACAGATACTGGGAACACATGGCTTGTAGCTCTCTAGGAGATGATACCATGCCTTTGGTATGTCAGTACTGTGCCAGCATCGTGTCGCATGAAAAGATTTGTTCCCCACTTGCGCCAACCCAGAAATTACCATTTGACATATTGTTATTGGCAACATAGTTTTCCTTCACAATCTTGTTTAGTCTTTAGTTACAGAGATGCTGGGTGAAGTCGGGAAAGTATTCATGTTTAGTTCTCTTTCAACTTTTTAGTTTGCTTTATGGTTTATTCTGTAGGTGGGTTGGAGCAATACAAAAAGAAGGAATCTGCATAATCAAAATCCTTTAAAACTGTGCTGATCTCTGATGTTGCATGGTTACTTCTGCAAACTATTTTGTTAATGTTCTCTTCAGTTTGTTGATGTTTTTTATATTAATGTAGCCAAAACTTGTAAGGATGGCGGACGAGGAACATGCTCAAACTTCTAGGAAGAGGGTTGCAGACAAACAAATCAACAAGGATCACCCCGAGCCTGATGATGACTCATCGGAACAAGAGACGGGAACATTTAAGAAAGCTAGTGAAGAAGTGATGGCAACCCGGAAGATTGTAAAGGTTCGGCGTCAGCAGCCATCAGCAGCTGCTTCTTCAAATCCTTTCTCTGCAATTAGATTCACGCCCAGTGATTCCATTGCTCAAGCAAGTATCACAGTCTCAGAGCCTCCACCTTCTGATGTTAGCAATGGCAAGTCCAGTGCCTTAACTGAAGCACCCTCTCAACTTGTTGAGTCAGATGGCAAGGCAGAAGTTACAGTGGATGGAACTGGTGATGACAAAGTGGTTGTTGAAGAACCCAAGGAAGATAACAGCAAGACATCTGAAATCGAGGGCAAAACAAATGATGGAGATGCTGAAGAGAAGAAAGCAGTGGATGAAGCTGCAGGTGAAGATAAAGTTAGCAAGGATGATGATGAGAAAAATGGTGAAGCTGAATCGGGAACCAAGGATGGATCATCTGAGCAGAAGGATGCTGATAACAAAGGGCAGTCATCATCGCCGACACCTCTTTTCTCCTTCACCAATCTGTCAAGTGGCCAAAATGCTTTCACAGGACTGGCTGGAACTGGATTTTCAGGCTCATCATTTTCATTTGGCTCAGGCTCTAAAGACAGCTCAAATGCTCCCCTATTTGGGCTAAAGAGTGATGGCTCATCATTCCCTTCTTTCAACATTGGTGCTACCAACAATGGGAGTTCTGCCCCATCACTCGCCACTGCAGCAGACGCACCGAAGAGATTTGCCATGTCAGAGGGCCCAGTTGAAACCGGCGAAGAGAACGAGAAGGCTGTATTCACTGCTGACTCTGCTATATACGAGTACCTCGACGGCGGCTGGAAGGAAAGAGGAAGGGGTGAACTGAAGCTGAACATCCCGGTATCTGGCGGTGAGAGATCTCGGCTCGTCATGAGGGCCAAGGGCAACTACCGGCTCATTCTGAATGCAAGCCTTTATGATGACATGACACTGAAGGACATGGACAAGAAGGGCGTGACGTTTTCTTGCATCAACAGCATCGGCGAATCACCGAGCGGGCTCACCACATTTGCTCTGAAGTTCAAGGATACCGGCATCCGGGAAGATTTCAAGGCTGCAGTGGAGACGCACAAGGCGAAGAAGGCTTCGGACACGCCAAAGACTCATGAGGGCTCCCCGAAGGCGCCCGACGTTTGAAACCCACCCCGGTGTTCCGTGTTTTGATGTGTATGTGTCGGAGCAAGGAGCCGAGGCGTTCCTTGCTCTTCCCGGAGTCATCTTATAAAGTTAAAACATATCGTACCCATGTCATATGGTTTCTGGCGTGTCCTGTCGCTGGTCTGGAACGGTGGGTGGTCTGTTGAACTTTAATTAAAGTCATAAATCTTGGTAAACTGGAGAAATGGGTCTCGTTTCGGGCTATGCTTCTTCTGCTATGCGATGTGTATTATATTCAGTAGTAATGTATTTGAGCGAGTCTGTCACCAAGTCACTGTTTTATGCATGTTCGTCGTTTGCACATGTTTTTTCACCGGTTGCTGCATTTCGCAGCTCTTCTACTTCAGAATAGATGGACTATGCCGCTGGATGGCTTGTCTGTATTGTGAATTCATTCTCTTGGGGAGGTTTTACCATTTAGTGTCCACAACAGTGCCATCATGCACTAGTGTTACATTGACACACTTCAGGTTCTTTTGAACTTGCAACATGAGTTTTTGTTTGTTTTACAAATATTTGTGAAAAGTGTTTTTACCAGGTCGAGCATCTGCACACTCTTTATCAAGCGCGGGCTGAGCCTGTTTGAACTTGGGCGTGTCTCTAGAACCCTTTTGATCCAATTCTTTTTATGTGGTATTGAACCTGTTTGGTTTACAGGACTAGAATCCTTGGAAAATTCTCACGTGGGTCGCTTTCGTACTCAGCTCAAAAGAATTTTCCTTTCCCATGGACCCCAAGCTTCTGGAAATGTTCTTTCATGTCTACGACAGCCATGCATGTTTTTAGACAGCTTGAATTATTTATTGCTAGTACGTTTGCAGTTCAGGCAAAAAGAAAAAACACGCCATGTACGCTTTTCCTACTCCTGGAATCCTGCCAAGAGCCAACAAAACATTCTCTAGTGGAGTAGTAGTACTAATTTGCAAGTCATGACTGGACATCCTATCAATCTTTTTCATTTTGGGATCACTCATCATTCAAGTCGTACTGGTACACAGTTTTCACCTCGCCATTCACGCGCCCGCGTACCTAGGCATCAGGCAAGGCAAGGCATCCGAAAGCGACGGCGATCGATCGAGTGCGACGTGGACCGGACTTATCTTCGGTAGGAGTATATATATAAGGTAACAACAAACACGCGGACGTGGCTCCGCGGCGCGATAGGGTCGGGCGGAAAAGGACGAGACGCCAAAAGATCGCCGCACGCACCACGGCTGATAGAAACTTCTAGCATACGCGAACCAGTCTGTGGTTGGATGGTTGCAATAAGATGGTGTTTTTAAAGGTTTAAATTTTGATGCTCGTATTTATTAggatttatttcagaatttaTGACGATGTGCGTTCAGCGAAAGAAAATGTTTTCTTATCGACTATAAGGCGTTTATAATGACTTcataaaatctcaagatgatatgcttTCTTAGTTTTCGGAGGTGCTCATACGAATAGAATGTATATGTATGTTCATAAGGGTAAATGTATGCGCCTACATATGGGATTATTATCTTAAAGAAAAAAGTGCAATAGATATATCGCTTCGCTCCGCACGTACTGCTAGCATGAGTAGCTAGCGCTCTTCTTTCTCTCGTGACTGGGTAGGGTAGCTGTCGCTCTTAACTTTTCTGTATCTGTTCTTTTCAGGGACAAAACGGCAGGTTATAAAACTGCACGCACGTACCACGCGGTTGGTTGTTCCATCAGGCCTGCGATTTGGCACGGTGACGCCGTCATTTTCGGGTATATACCGCCGGTTTTGCTCGCACCGCGTGATGAACGACAAACTATCGGTTGGTTAAGAAAAACAACTCCTTTTTTTTATTTGCAGGAGAAACGTTTTGATTGCCACTGGAAACCAGAAGAAAAACCCACGCGAAACACGTTGGGTTATAGGGTATAATAAAAATCGAATCCACTATtcctaagagcatctacagctgCGGTTAACAAATCCGGCACCCTATACGGGAGGGCCAGACAATTCTCAAATTGCCACATCCACAGCCGTGTATCTCAAATCTGATACActatattcttactaaagcattcAATCCGATCATCAAAAGATCTCCATAGTTCACATATTCCATATAACCGACAATAAATTCTAAATTAGATTACTAATACTTGAAATAGAAGACGGAGAGATGGCGGGGCTTCACCACTTTCTCGGCTCTTTACCCTTCCGGTCACCAGAGTTGCTGTAGGCGTACACATAGGCGTCGGCCGCAGAGGTGGGTCGTCGGAGGAGTCGATGAAGCCCTTCATCCTTCGGACGACGTGTTCCTGCTTCGTCTTTAGCTTAGCCACTCTCGCCGCCTCCGCTGCCTCGCGTGCGGACTGCTCCAACCTAGACATATGCATGGACAACCTGGCCCGAAAGCCCAAAAAAGCCCAAAATGATCATAAATGTATACTTTATTCAAAATAGAGGTATATTTTATTATTTAATACCCTAAATATTATTGTTTTAATTGAAAAATGCAACTGTTCATGTGTTTTGGAACGGGCCGGGCCCGGGTTTGGGATTTTTTGCTTCGGGCTTCCATAAGCTCGGCCCGGTGAATGACCAGGTTTACTACGACCCAAGCCAGAGCGCCTTCACGTTTTTTCAAAGGAGCTAGCCGGTGTCCGTCTGCGCCGTCGTAAGCGACCGACGGTATACCCATGTGAGGAGGCACTCCTTCTCACCGGGCCCTGCCGGCAGCCCGCGACGATGGGGGAAGGACCGTGCGACCACATCTGAGCCCTTTCCCTAGCCCGCTGCTTCTCGCAGCGGGCGGCACGCACCTCAGATTGAGTGTCCGCGTCTGCGGTACCGACGAAGAGG
Coding sequences within it:
- the LOC125514184 gene encoding nuclear pore complex protein NUP50B-like, with the protein product MADEEHAQTSRKRVADKQINKDHPEPDDDSSEQETGTFKKASEEVMATRKIVKVRRQQPSAAASSNPFSAIRFTPSDSIAQASITVSEPPPSDVSNGKSSALTEAPSQLVESDGKAEVTVDGTGDDKVVVEEPKEDNSKTSEIEGKTNDGDAEEKKAVDEAAGEDKVSKDDDEKNGEAESGTKDGSSEQKDADNKGQSSSPTPLFSFTNLSSGQNAFTGLAGTGFSGSSFSFGSGSKDSSNAPLFGLKSDGSSFPSFNIGATNNGSSAPSLATAADAPKRFAMSEGPVETGEENEKAVFTADSAIYEYLDGGWKERGRGELKLNIPVSGGERSRLVMRAKGNYRLILNASLYDDMTLKDMDKKGVTFSCINSIGESPSGLTTFALKFKDTGIREDFKAAVETHKAKKASDTPKTHEGSPKAPDV